A part of Lacinutrix sp. 5H-3-7-4 genomic DNA contains:
- a CDS encoding TlpA disulfide reductase family protein — protein MKKLLICLSILAIVACKEEAPKDYVTLSGKIENQSSDSLFVYQGRAFTKTIKVNEDGTFTDTLKVAPGMYGVYDGNESTSVYLKNGYDLNLTLDTKEFDESIKFSGEGAEANNYLVEKALMQENLIEPSIFDLEEADFNAKIVELENEMNAFLEKNATALDSTLMANEKMQISQFKPGITGAYKQQQARTAQFASYIGKPAPNFNFENVKGGKTALIDLKGKYVYIDVWATWCGPCIREIPDLKKLEKDFHDNNIQFVSLSVDDGRGFKGDTKEERAELAYEGWKKMIAEKELGGIQVISDNGWKSDFVQEFKINGIPRFILIDPAGNIVNADAPRPSSPKLREVLNNLENI, from the coding sequence ATGAAAAAACTATTAATATGTTTATCCATTCTTGCAATTGTAGCTTGTAAAGAAGAAGCGCCAAAAGACTATGTAACGCTTTCTGGTAAAATTGAAAATCAAAGCAGTGATTCTTTATTTGTTTACCAAGGAAGAGCATTCACAAAAACTATTAAAGTAAATGAAGATGGTACATTTACAGATACTTTAAAAGTAGCTCCTGGAATGTATGGCGTTTACGATGGTAACGAGTCTACAAGTGTATATCTTAAAAACGGTTACGATTTAAACTTAACTTTAGACACTAAGGAGTTTGATGAAAGTATTAAATTTTCTGGCGAAGGTGCAGAGGCTAACAATTATTTAGTTGAAAAAGCATTAATGCAAGAAAACCTAATTGAACCTAGTATTTTTGATCTTGAAGAAGCAGATTTTAATGCTAAAATTGTAGAGCTTGAAAATGAAATGAACGCTTTTTTAGAAAAAAATGCAACAGCTTTAGACTCTACTTTAATGGCTAATGAAAAAATGCAAATTAGCCAATTTAAACCAGGTATTACTGGCGCATATAAACAGCAACAAGCTAGAACAGCTCAGTTTGCATCTTATATTGGTAAGCCAGCACCAAATTTTAATTTTGAAAATGTAAAAGGTGGAAAAACAGCTTTAATAGATTTAAAAGGAAAATATGTTTATATAGATGTTTGGGCAACGTGGTGTGGACCTTGTATTAGAGAGATTCCAGATTTAAAGAAACTTGAAAAAGATTTTCACGATAATAATATTCAATTTGTAAGTTTATCTGTAGACGATGGTCGAGGATTTAAAGGTGATACAAAAGAGGAAAGAGCAGAATTAGCCTATGAAGGTTGGAAAAAAATGATTGCCGAAAAAGAATTAGGTGGTATTCAAGTTATTTCTGACAATGGATGGAAATCAGACTTTGTTCAAGAGTTTAAAATTAACGGTATCCCTCGTTTTATTTTAATTGATCCAGCAGGAAATATTGTAAATGCAGATGCACCAAGACCTTCAAGCCCTAAACTTAGAGAGGTTTTAAATAATTTAGAAAACATCTAA
- a CDS encoding ATP-dependent Clp protease ATP-binding subunit, with translation MDDNFSPRVKDVIAYSKEEALRLGHDFIGTEHLMLGLLRDGNGKAINILNALDIDLNHLRRKVEILSPANPNVTITSNEKKNLHLTRQAERALKTTFLEAKLFQSTSINTAHLLLCILRNENDPTTKLLNKLKVDYDNVKEQFKSMITSDDNFTDNSGEPKAESFQDDAQGSDGNESKDIFNTPSGKGNKKSKTPVLDNFGRDLTAMAEEGKLDPVVGREKEIERVSQILSRRKKNNPLLIGEPGVGKSAIAEGLANRIVKRKVSRILFNKRVVTLDLASLVAGTKYRGQFEERMKAVMNELEKNDDVILFIDEIHTIVGAGGATGSLDASNMFKPALARGEIQCIGATTLDEYRQYIEKDGALERRFQKVIVEPTTVEETIEILNNIKGKYEEHHNVDYTDAAIEACVKLTNRYMTERFLPDKAIDALDEAGSRVHITNIDVPKQIIELEKKLEEVKATKNSVVKKQKYEEAARLRDDEKRIEKELAIAQEKWEEDTKLHKVTVTEDNVADVISMMTGVPVNRIAQTESNKLAELPELIKGKVIGQDDAVAKVVKAIQRNRAGLKDPNKPIGSFIFLGQTGVGKTQLAKVLSRELFDSEESLIRIDMSEYMEKFAISRLVGAPPGYVGYEEGGQLTEKVRRKPYAVVLLDEIEKAHPDVFNMLLQVLDDGYLTDSLGRKIDFRNTIIIMTSNIGARKLKDFGTGIGFGTASQKSQEDANARAVIQNALKKSFAPEFLNRIDDVVVFNALEKEDINKIIDIELDKLLIRIKGLGYTLQLTDTAKNYIADKGFDKQYGARPLKRAIQKYVEDALAEEIITSSITDGDIIKMDLDDKTDEIKITIEKAQKSTES, from the coding sequence ATGGATGATAATTTTTCACCAAGAGTAAAAGATGTAATTGCTTACAGTAAAGAAGAAGCTCTTCGTTTAGGTCACGATTTTATTGGAACCGAACACCTTATGCTTGGTTTATTAAGAGACGGAAACGGTAAAGCTATTAATATTCTAAATGCTTTAGATATAGATTTAAACCATTTAAGGCGAAAAGTAGAAATATTAAGTCCCGCTAACCCGAACGTTACTATTACCTCTAACGAAAAAAAGAACTTACACCTAACAAGGCAAGCAGAACGTGCTTTAAAAACAACATTTTTAGAAGCAAAACTTTTTCAAAGCACTTCTATAAACACAGCACATTTACTGCTTTGTATTTTAAGAAATGAAAACGATCCTACTACAAAACTTTTAAACAAGTTAAAAGTGGATTATGATAACGTAAAAGAACAATTCAAGTCTATGATAACAAGTGACGATAACTTTACAGATAATTCCGGAGAACCTAAAGCCGAATCTTTTCAAGATGATGCCCAAGGTAGTGACGGCAATGAATCTAAAGACATATTTAACACACCTAGTGGAAAAGGAAACAAAAAATCTAAAACTCCTGTTTTAGATAATTTTGGACGTGATTTAACAGCAATGGCCGAAGAAGGAAAACTTGATCCTGTGGTAGGTAGAGAAAAAGAAATTGAGCGTGTATCTCAAATTTTATCACGTAGAAAGAAAAACAACCCATTACTTATTGGTGAACCTGGTGTTGGTAAAAGTGCAATTGCTGAAGGCTTAGCAAACAGAATAGTTAAACGTAAAGTTTCTCGTATATTATTTAATAAACGTGTAGTGACTTTAGACTTAGCAAGCTTAGTCGCTGGAACAAAATACCGTGGTCAATTTGAAGAACGTATGAAAGCCGTTATGAACGAGCTTGAAAAAAATGATGATGTCATTTTGTTTATAGACGAAATTCACACCATAGTTGGTGCTGGTGGAGCAACAGGAAGTTTAGATGCATCAAACATGTTTAAACCTGCATTAGCAAGAGGCGAAATACAATGCATTGGCGCTACAACTTTAGATGAGTACAGACAATATATTGAAAAGGATGGCGCACTAGAACGTCGTTTTCAAAAAGTAATTGTAGAACCAACTACTGTAGAAGAAACAATCGAGATTTTAAATAACATTAAAGGTAAATACGAAGAACACCACAATGTTGATTACACAGATGCTGCAATAGAAGCTTGTGTAAAATTAACAAATAGGTACATGACAGAACGTTTTTTACCAGACAAAGCTATTGATGCGTTAGATGAAGCTGGCTCAAGAGTTCACATCACAAACATAGATGTACCAAAACAAATTATTGAATTAGAAAAAAAGCTTGAAGAAGTTAAAGCAACAAAAAATTCAGTAGTAAAAAAACAAAAATACGAAGAAGCAGCACGTTTACGTGATGACGAAAAACGTATTGAAAAAGAATTAGCTATTGCTCAAGAAAAATGGGAAGAAGATACTAAGCTTCATAAAGTTACAGTTACCGAAGACAACGTAGCAGATGTAATTTCTATGATGACTGGCGTACCAGTAAACCGTATAGCACAAACCGAAAGCAATAAATTAGCAGAATTACCAGAACTTATAAAAGGAAAAGTAATAGGTCAAGACGATGCAGTTGCAAAAGTAGTAAAAGCAATACAACGTAATCGTGCCGGGCTTAAAGACCCCAACAAACCAATTGGTTCATTTATATTTTTAGGTCAAACAGGAGTTGGTAAAACACAGTTAGCAAAAGTGCTTTCTCGTGAACTTTTTGATAGCGAAGAGTCACTTATTAGAATAGACATGAGTGAATACATGGAAAAATTTGCTATTTCTAGATTAGTTGGAGCGCCTCCAGGATACGTAGGATACGAAGAAGGCGGGCAATTAACCGAAAAAGTAAGACGTAAACCCTATGCAGTTGTGTTACTTGATGAAATAGAAAAAGCACATCCAGATGTTTTTAATATGTTATTACAAGTTTTAGATGATGGTTATTTAACAGATTCTTTAGGGCGTAAAATTGACTTTAGAAACACCATAATTATTATGACTTCTAATATTGGAGCGCGTAAATTAAAAGATTTTGGTACAGGAATTGGTTTTGGTACAGCATCACAAAAATCTCAAGAAGATGCTAACGCACGTGCTGTTATACAAAACGCATTAAAAAAATCTTTTGCACCAGAATTTTTAAATAGAATTGACGACGTTGTAGTTTTCAACGCATTAGAAAAAGAAGATATAAATAAAATTATAGATATAGAATTAGATAAATTATTAATACGTATTAAAGGTTTAGGTTACACGTTACAATTAACCGATACTGCAAAAAATTACATAGCAGATAAGGGTTTTGATAAACAATATGGAGCAAGACCATTAAAAAGAGCCATACAAAAATATGTAGAAGATGCTTTAGCTGAAGAAATTATAACTTCCTCTATTACAGATGGAGACATTATAAAAATGGATTTAGACGATAAAACCGATGAGATTAAAATAACAATCGAAAAAGCACAAAAATCCACAGAATCTTAA
- the hutH gene encoding histidine ammonia-lyase: MSNIHFISNQVLELTTINEIITQGKTLKLSPESKTRIQNCRSYLDNKLKEEEKPIYGINTGFGSLYNVKISKDNLTKLQENLVMSHACGTGEEVPQEIVKLMLLLKIQSLNYGHSGSQLATVERLIAFFNHDILPVIYTQGSLGASGDLAPLAHLSLPLIGKGKVNYKGNIVTGEDLLKEFNWEPIQLQSKEGLALLNGTQFMSAYGVYLLLKSYKLSYLADLIGSVSIDAFDGRIEPFNELIHLVRPHNGQLKTAERIRTFLNGSEVIVQEKQHVQDPYSFRCIPQVHGATKDTLAFVLKTFKTEINAVTDNPNIFSEEDEIISGGNFHGQPLALALDYLKIAMAELGNISERRVFQLVSGLRGLPAFLVNNPGLNSGFMIPQYTAASIVSANKQLASPASVDSIVSSNGQEDHVSMGANAATQAFTLVNNVERILAIELMNASQALAFRSPLKSSDFIEAFLQAYRTEVPFIEEDEVLHDDIAASIHFIQNLIIDENDLFS, from the coding sequence ATGAGCAATATTCATTTTATATCGAACCAAGTTTTAGAGTTAACAACTATTAATGAGATTATTACCCAAGGAAAAACCTTGAAATTGTCTCCAGAATCTAAAACTCGCATTCAAAATTGTAGGTCTTATTTAGACAATAAGCTTAAAGAAGAAGAAAAACCTATTTACGGAATTAATACTGGTTTTGGTTCGCTTTATAATGTAAAAATATCTAAAGATAATTTAACTAAGCTTCAGGAAAATTTAGTAATGTCTCATGCTTGTGGTACAGGTGAAGAAGTACCGCAGGAGATTGTGAAATTAATGTTGCTATTAAAAATACAGTCGCTTAATTATGGACACTCTGGAAGCCAATTAGCAACAGTAGAGCGTTTAATAGCTTTTTTTAATCATGACATTTTACCAGTAATTTATACACAAGGATCTCTTGGTGCATCTGGTGATTTAGCGCCTTTAGCACATTTGTCTCTACCTTTAATAGGTAAAGGAAAAGTTAATTATAAAGGAAACATTGTAACTGGAGAAGATTTGCTTAAAGAGTTTAACTGGGAACCAATACAGCTACAATCTAAAGAAGGTTTAGCGTTATTAAATGGTACACAGTTTATGAGTGCTTATGGCGTTTATTTATTATTAAAAAGCTATAAATTGTCTTATTTGGCAGATTTAATAGGTAGTGTTTCTATTGATGCTTTTGATGGTAGAATAGAACCTTTTAATGAATTAATACATTTAGTAAGACCACATAATGGACAGTTAAAAACGGCTGAAAGAATTAGAACCTTTTTAAATGGGAGTGAAGTAATTGTTCAAGAAAAACAACATGTTCAAGATCCTTATTCTTTTAGATGTATACCGCAAGTTCATGGAGCAACAAAAGATACTTTAGCATTTGTACTTAAAACTTTTAAAACTGAAATAAATGCGGTAACCGATAACCCAAATATTTTTTCTGAGGAAGATGAAATAATTTCTGGCGGAAATTTCCACGGTCAACCATTAGCTTTAGCATTAGATTATTTAAAGATTGCTATGGCAGAATTAGGAAATATATCTGAACGTCGTGTGTTTCAACTCGTATCTGGTTTACGAGGTTTGCCAGCATTTTTAGTAAATAATCCAGGTTTAAATTCTGGATTTATGATACCACAATATACTGCTGCAAGTATTGTAAGTGCTAATAAGCAATTAGCTTCTCCAGCTTCTGTAGATTCTATTGTATCTAGTAATGGGCAAGAAGATCATGTTAGTATGGGCGCAAATGCAGCAACGCAAGCTTTTACTTTAGTAAATAATGTAGAACGTATTTTGGCAATAGAATTAATGAATGCTTCTCAAGCGTTAGCGTTTAGAAGTCCTTTAAAATCTAGCGATTTTATTGAGGCGTTTTTACAAGCTTATAGAACCGAAGTTCCTTTTATAGAAGAAGACGAAGTATTACATGATGATATTGCTGCTTCAATACATTTTATTCAAAATTTAATAATTGATGAAAACGATTTGTTTTCTTAA